The genomic stretch AATAATACTTATTGTAAAATAACCACTCCTAAAGATTGGGTGATCTTCAGCTCTAATCATGAATGGTTACTTTAATCCTATTACAAAACAGCATACCTAAATTTCTTAAAAAACAGGTAACTTAAATTTTCAAGGAAAACTTTGAGCATAGTATATTTTTGGAATTATTCTTGCCCAAAGGATATTATAGAATTTCCATCTTTACTTCTTATTATTCTGAGCAAGTTTTTGTTTTTTATTGGAAATCCATCGTATTCAATTATGTGAGATATGGTAGAATCTGGTGAAGTATAACTTGATACTTTGCTTAGTGGGATTTTCTTGCCAACTATAAATATATCAGCAACATATTCAATTTTTAAAATTTTACTTTTATGCTCATTAAAAACAAATTGCAATTCTCTTTCTGGATTATCACAATCAATATTGATTCTATCCCTTGACGCTTTACCATTAGGAATGAGACTTCCCCAAAGACTTTGGATTTGATTACAATTTTCTTGAAATAATTCAGATGCGCTCACCAAACGATTTTCAGAGGTGTCTAAAATGTATTTTTCTTCTGAATTTATTGGTATTCTATACTTTTTGAAAAAGTCTTTGTCCTCTAGATAAGGATAAAAGTATACTATTCTGAACTGCTTACTAATAAAATCAATGTGGGTTACCTGCCACCAAGATTCAATTATATTTTTATCGATTTCATCGAATGACCTAGTTTCTATTCCGTAACGTTTAGCCTTTTCCAATGCTGATTTGCTAAATCCTGACGATGAAACAGCAATTATCTTATCGGCATTTATATCTTTCAATTTAGAATTTAGTTGTTCTATCCAAGTTAGGTCTTGTTTCATTTTCCTATCTCTGCATTCAAGAACAATTGAAATATTGGAAGTTCCAATTTTAGTTTCTATCAAAACATCAACTTCTCTCATTTGATTGGTCACTTCATCCATCAGATACCCCGGTGAAGAAATTACTCCCTCTTTATTTAGTGCATGTTTTTCAAGTGATTCAACTAATACTTCAAATTTCCTTCCCTTTCTTGCCATATTTAGTCATTTTTCCTTTTCAATTAATTTGAG from Flagellimonas oceani encodes the following:
- a CDS encoding restriction endonuclease, coding for MARKGRKFEVLVESLEKHALNKEGVISSPGYLMDEVTNQMREVDVLIETKIGTSNISIVLECRDRKMKQDLTWIEQLNSKLKDINADKIIAVSSSGFSKSALEKAKRYGIETRSFDEIDKNIIESWWQVTHIDFISKQFRIVYFYPYLEDKDFFKKYRIPINSEEKYILDTSENRLVSASELFQENCNQIQSLWGSLIPNGKASRDRINIDCDNPERELQFVFNEHKSKILKIEYVADIFIVGKKIPLSKVSSYTSPDSTISHIIEYDGFPIKNKNLLRIIRSKDGNSIISFGQE